The window ATAAGAGGAGTATAGTGCTGACGGAATTCAAAGCTAATAGATTGACAAAATTTAACATTTCTAACTTGAAACGTTTATtagaaaatcaacaaaccgACTTCAGAAACACCAACAAACGCTACAATTAACACCACGCAGTTAGTCTATGCAGCAATACCTAAAAGTTGACAGTTCAACACGAGCAGAGCGTTCCATTGCCAGCAGCCAGACTCACTAAAAGAACAATATTCGTACAAATAGCGACAGCAATGAGCTAAATCGTCGATGACAACGTGCTATATCGTCAAGAGTCCCCTAACTTTCTTCACCAGTTGTTTCGTCAGATGTGGCAAGCATTTTTTAGTCCACGTTCGATTGTTTTCGTCCTCTTGTACTCGATGTGCTAGGATTCCTTGACATTGGTTGGAGGACTCTTCCGTCGTCGCGTGGATGGTCAGTGTTTGTGGGCGGATAACGTCTTATATCAAACGCAATAGGCATTTTGCTAGAGGAATGATCCTTGTGAGCCAGATAGTGAATAACAGTGATGATTCGATGGCAAATGAGAGCGAGGAACTGAACGAGAAAAATGAGACCATACACGGCTAACAATAGAAAGCCAAGAGCGTTGGTGAGGAAAACCGATAAGTTGGCGTGAAAACCAAGCATCGAGATGAGGACTATCCAAGTAATGTTTGTCACGGCAAATACGAAAACCATCTTGTTACGAAGTTCATTTAGGTTTTGCTTTATTTTTCCTCCCTACAAGTGAAATACCAATACGACGGTTACAAAATTTTGGAAATAATCAATGTGAGATTCGAGTCATCTACAAACCTCTTTGTATTCGTCTGATTCTGGTATCAAACTTTTCTCTTGTAGTCTATTCCAAAAGTCATATTCGAGGTTTACCTTTCTATCCTCGCTGTCAGCCATTCTATGTTTGTCTAAGCCATCGATGGCTGACTTGGCTTTGATTATTGCCACTTCACAATCTGCTGGATACTTGATCATTTTCAAAGCCATTTCCAGCTTTTTCAAATGTCCTATACCAATAAAGTGTTTTAAATTGATATATTACTTAAATCAGTTAAGTGAATTAAATGAATTTTGTAGATAACATATATACACGTTCAGAAGCAATAGCAACATTTATTATTACCTGTTCTGAGGAATGCGACAATAGTAATAATAGATATATTAATTTGCTATATTGTAACcaaattttagtttgtatgGACCGAGAATTAGCAACCTTCCTTTGTTACGCCAACTTCGTTTTCTAGAATATCTCGATCCAGAGTGATTAGACTGGCTAAAGTACATTCTCCTTTACATCCGGCTCTTGCAAACTGTTCTTCATACTGAGGTAGGCCAATTGACAGCAACCAATCAGATACGTTATTCTAAACGATAATAAAATAGTGACAGAGCTTCTTCCCTTCTGTTTTAAGATTTCACTTGATCCTTACTGGAACGCGCCGTGGTACAGATGTGTCGGGTAGCTCATCTATTGCCATCATTATAACCTTAACATCAGCAGTCTTTGTCACTCCCAAAGATCTAATATCCTATGTATACAAAGAAACTATATCAACAATATATCTAAAATTCTATTAAATTAAGCAAAGGTGAATATGTGATGCATGTCGGTTTAAACATAATTTTACGAGTGTATACCTTTTCCTTCATTTTGATAAAGAAAGACGTGTCTGCATAACCTACAGCTTCAAACTTCTCGGCGTAGTTTGTATTCTATGTAACAACAGTTAGGTTAGCAGATCATACCACACACAGACTATACACACCGGCATACTGTATgaacaatttaattattaaaaaacAATAAACTTACCTTAAGACCAATATTTGCAAAGAATCTTCTAATTGAAATAACTAAAAACAATCAGCATTGTTGTTAGAGAAGatgcaataaaatataatGTAACAAATTCTTAAATGTGAAATTGAAATAATTTTACCGGCAGTCGATGCTCGATCTTCACTTTCCGTTTGGTCTACACGCGAAGGCAAATCCGAATTTGTTTGGGTAACGTTTTCATCGTCATCGCCATCTTTCACTGATATCGTCTGCACCTCTACAGATCGTGAATTCGGTGTAACGGTTTCGTCATCCGTCATTGATATCGCTTCAACTTTCACAGATCGTAACTCTGGTGTCGACGGATTGGCCGTAATTGATGAGTGACAACAGTTACAACAACCACATACTTCTTTCAATTTATTGACGAAATATCGCACAAACGACCACATACTCTGACCTTCAGTGTTCTGCTTGACTGTTTCGCGAGTTCCCCAAGAGTCACTGTTTAGGTTACAGATGGAATAGATAATAAGACAGAGATAACCAGATGGAAGACAGAGAAGATACCACAGGGAATGAAAAAGACAAAAGAACTCGGTTGGATGAAGAAGAGCAGCCACGAAGAATATCGACAAGAGTCCAGCTAGATAACAAGTACTTAAAGCAACATCCTCCAATGAAATTCCATTGTTCGCTTGGGTCAGACTCGACGAGTTTAAATAAAAAGTTGTAGGTGTAGGTGCCTCTGGTCCTTCAAGTCTAATAACTATTTGAGCCATCactccaacaacaacaatcccCATCAgaatagaaaaaataaaagTCATTATTTTTGCCATTTTTAGTTGTGTATCTGGTTGACATAATATGCACACAACGCCGTATATAAAAGATACCAAAGTAAAGAGAACAACAAACGCAATGTATGCCCCGCTATTGTCGTAATCAGACGACGTGTTAAAAGCATATGTCATACCAGCCGCCATAACCAGGATGACGGTCGCGGGTGCGACAATGGTGGAGAAAATCATTGCTGCTTGATAGAGAATGAAGATGATAAAGACGGCGTCGTTGTTGCCTATGACTTTCGCTGAGTTGAAACACAACTGCATCAAGTTGGCCATCGTCGACACCGTCCACCGTCTGCGTTGTTTATAAAACTCGTTGAAACTGTCCGGACAGAATGTATAACTGTCTGCAGCAGCCGCGTATTCTAGTAGCCAACCCTCCTCAACCAGCAACGTGCAGAGCCATCGATCTTCTCCCATGTCTTTCATCAAAAACTCTTTGGCTGTTTCTGCTTTGGTCGCATACTCGGGTAAAACGTCTCGCAATGCTGGTGCTCGAAAAACACTGAAACATCCCGGACAGCACATGACCGACCCCAGAACGTGTTCGGTTACCTTTTGAAACCAATGACCGACTGCGTAATCAAACTTTTGATACCAGACGATCGGCCCGCTGCCGACGGGATGGACACGACCGCAAACTCCGCCGACGAGTTGATCGCGACATAGACGATCGAGAACGATTTCGACGGCCTCGAAATCAAAAACGCTATCGGCATCGGTCATAAGAACAAAAGTGTTGTCGTCTTTATAATTTGATTCTCTAGAACGGAAATCGAGAATGTATGACAAGTACATGACTTGACTCCAGCGCTTTTTCCTTTTTACTTTTTTGGAATCTTTTAAATGAACACAGAAAGGCATACCTCCAGGCAAATTCCATTTTATCTGCAGTCCGTATGGCGTTTCCCATTTCTCACCATCACTCAATCTGATAAGTAGTGTGTCGTGTAGTAGACTAAAGAGTTGATTGGCATATTCTGTGGTATGACAGCCTTTAGCACCACCATCAAAGAATACGTGACATTCAAAATTTCGACTCTTATTTTTGACTTGTTCTTCATCTATAACGTGAATGGACGTGAGGAGCATCTTCTGTTCGTGCAGCTGTTCTCGATACATTGTCGTGCAGACAAATACGTGACTGTCGAGAGCCTCCATTTTGGGATTTCTCACTTTCTCATCATCAAACTCTGCTATTCTGTTGAGCATCAGATTCTGTTCGGTAAAAGGACAATTGTAATACGATTGAATGAATAGATTTTCTTCCTTTATTAATGCAATGAGTTTCGTTCGCCACACGTAGAACACACAGCATATCATTTGAGAAATCCATAagagaaacaaacatatgGGAACGAGGCCGTGTTCGTAAAATGGTATTTGAAGATTGCCCGTGCAAGCTATAGCACTATTTAGCTGATCATTAGAGCAAACTCCAAAGGTCGCACCAATGGCGACAGGAGTGGCAAGCAACAAAGGCCAAATGAATCCGATCGTACCCTTTCGTATTGTACAAGCGAACCATGATAATACGTACGCTCCCCAAGTACAAAAGACGTTAACGAGAAAAAACGTATTGCCGGACGTATTTCTCaaatgtgctaaaccctttcCTAAATAGTCCACGTCTACGTTCAAATCCGCATAAGGGATAGCCGACATAATTATAGCCACAGTTGTAAGCGATATCATTCTCCAGAAGTTCGTCAGAATGCCATTCTTCCAGCGAGCGCTTGCTATTGGTCGACCGAGGGAGGGATTCCTCTCGGCTATGTTAAGGTATTTCTGAACAGGTGAACACCATACTATCGACAGCAAGCCGAGTACGATTGGAATAGAAGTGAGAACAACCCAGCGATTGTTATGAAAGTTGCTGTTAAAAATACAGAGCAAGATAACGAGTATCGCAATGCTACCAACGTGTAAACTGAGAGCAATCCATGTTGCAACCGTGCGGTATCGCTTATAAACCTCACCCAGTTTTATATGTAGCGCTTCCCAACCAGGTTGTGTTTGGTTTCTATTCTCTTTCCATATTTCTCTCATTTCTATTAGTTCGTATTCTTCTCGAACATTCTGCTGTTGCTCATTTCCATTGTCATTCTCATTCAGGAAGAGATTATAATTTCTTCCATACGCGTCATTTTCTCCTTCAGCCATATTTCTTCCTTGATCAGCATTGCGAATGTGTAGCAATTGGCTAACGATGGTAAATCCGAAAACCCCAGACATTAGAGTGATAGTTATCGCAGCGTGTGGAATTCGAGCAGCCACAATAAAGGTAAATATGCAGAGAGCAACACTTTCTAAAACTGACGTGACAAATCCCTAAAAATAGAATACATAAAACAGCGAATCAACACTTAGATACATGTATGCGTGTATGTTTGTGCGTAATTTATACAGTCACGTGCATGCTAACGTGtcagagacaaacaaaattcAAATGACATTTAAACTCACTGCTAAAATCGCCAACTTGTTTGGCCACGGGTAGTGTCTCTTCGTACGACTGATTAGACCACTCCAAAGACAGCGTAGGAAAGAAAACAGACTTGGAATGACGAGAGCTATCAGAAGGCGCCAAAATTCGGCcgctttctttgtcttcagaCTATCAACAGATTCATTGACAGACGGCGATCTCGTATCATTGAATTGTTGTGTCATTATCAAAAACGACAATTTTGAAATGACAAGAGTAGACAGAACGAAGATAAAAAGGACGACGCCGACGATACCAGAAACAATCATTCCAAGCGAACTACCGATACAAGACGGCCGAGCCTGTCTCTTATAGTCAGCTTTCTGTTTTTCAATTGTAAGCGGGCCTCTAGACAAGTAGCATTCTGCTACTTCTCTCCTAATTTCACTGTCGACTGCTGAACTCAAACCAAGGCTCTGAGTATCAGGTGACATTTCATCGGATGAATCGAAATAGGTATAAATACCATGACGTTTAGAAGGAGGTATTCTAGTGATTGACGGACTAAGCTTTTTCATACTTAACATCGCCAGTTGCTGATCAGATTCACTAATTCTATCTGTAATGCAATAATAATATATGAACAACTGTTCCACTGTATACGTATACAAAAGTTATACTTCTAATATGACACGTCCACAAGGGACTAAATGTATACTTGTATTCTACTTTACATAAAACTAGAATTCTGGATAccctattaattaagttataaaaatacaaaaccaTGCTAGGCACGGAGTAGCAACAAATTTCTTTCGGCCCCAGATTTTCTCCGTTTGACCATTTGTACAAAGGAGCAATGTCGCTGCTGACGACATGCTCTTGCGCAACTAACGTAACTCAAAGTAGATGTATTTATAGATGTATAGATGTATTCAAAGTAACGTAACTCAAAGCAGAAAGTTTGTAACTCGGTGTTATTACTTGCAGAAAACATATATAATAGTGTCTTTCGCATTAGCACAAGACTCTACTACAACCTATAATGCCACGTTGttactataaatattttatCTATACACCATTTACGAATTAAAATTGTCACTTTAACATCAAATTCGTATTCCGTCAAACCAAATGAGATTTTAGACAGACCAAATTCACAAGAAGTCAAATTATTTTTGCATGTCAGACTAAACTGATAATGTAGCAATGTCTGTTGAAACTAGTAGCCTCTTCTGGTGTTTTCAGAGATCTCCTGAAAACGTTTACAGGGCCGGCGGAACCAGTCCGGCAGGTCCTGCAAAAGCTGGACCACCATTTGGTAAATGACGTCACTGTGAAAATTTACAATAGAGGGTTGTACGTTTACTCTGTTGCTATTGAATAGTGAAGTGCGCTGCGATTGCTGGCTTTGGATTCCACGACCTTATCGCAAACTGGCGTGCCTAACCTGTGTCCGGGACCTGAGCTCTAATTGGCACGTTTGTATCCCGTGTTTGCCCCGTCTCTTGGTAGCtatgtctctctctctcgagGCTACTTGCTAATCCTTTCTCGTGTCCGAAGATTGTAGAGATACCACAGCAACCGACAGACATCACGTTTCCTAAAGTGAGCTTCGGGGGAAAAGATGTCATTTACCGCTCATTTCACCGAGTGTGGTTTCAGAAGAGGAAGTGGCTACACTGGGATCAACAGACAAGTCGTGTTTTCTGCCATTTTTCCATCACAGCTGTGAAACAGAAGAAAATGAGAGGATCGTATTTGGCAGATGGCGCTTTCGTGAGCAGGGGCTACCAGAACTGGAAGAACGCCACTTCTGCATTTAGAAATCACGAGAGTTCATCATGTCACAAAGAGTCCCTCGAAAACGTCATTATTCTTTCTGCAAGGACACAGGATGTGGCGGAATTCTAAGTTCAGGGACGAGAGAAGAGAAGGAGAAGAGTCGCAAGTGCCTTAAGAAAATATTTGGTGCTGTTCAGTTTCTAGCAAGACAAGGATTGCCACTACGTGGTGATGGTTTGTATGAACTGGACGGTAATTTTAACCAACTCATCAAGCTTCTCAGCAAAGAAGATGCAAATCTGGCAACTTGGACAAAGACgaagacagatagatacaCTTCCAAAGATGTGCAAAATGAGGTGTTAAGAGTTATGGATCAACGTGTCCTGAGAGACATTGTATCTGACATTAGATTATCAGGGTTTACCATAATGGTGAATGAAGCTACAGATATCAGCACCAGAGAACAGATTGTTTTCGTTCTTCGCCGGGTTGACGATAGACTTGATGTCCATAAAGATTTCGTTGGTCTTTACAGCACAGCAAGCCGGACTGCAGACTCACCAGTTACAATCATTCAGGATGTCCTGCTACGGCTGAATCTTTCAATACAGCGTTGTCGGGGACAGTGCTATGATGGAGCAGATGTCATGAAAGGGCAAAGAAATGTTGTAGCAACTCAAATGTCTTGTCTAGAAAGACGTGCCagatacacacattgatatggTCACTCATTAAAGCTAGTCTGCCAACAAACTGTTCGTGAAGTGAAAATTGTGAAAGATGCAGTAGACACCACATTTGAATTATCAAAAATTGCTGAAGTATTCAGCAAAAACGCAAGGCCGAATTTCTGAGATTAAAGGAGATCTGGCACCTAATGATCCTGGCTTCAGAAGCTTATCTCCAACTAGGTGGACTGTACGGTCAAACTCTCTGAGTAGTGTTAGGCAAAACTACTCAGTCTTGTAACAGAGCTTAAGTACATGTGCAGACTTTGCTAAACATGACATGGAAATATCTGCCAGAGTTAACGGAATCAAGTCTCAATATTTGGAGTCATGCTTGGTGAGAGCGTATTAGGTATGGCAGAAAACCTTAGTTGTGTTATGCAAAATAAGAAGATTTCAGCTGCAGAAGGTCAAGCTGCAGCTGAGCTGACGTTGGACACCATGTTGAAGCACAGAACTGACATAGCATTTACCAAATTCAGGGACAAAGTGGTCAAGCACAATGAAACTGTAGACTTAAACGAGCCAGCTCTACCCAGGAAAGGAAAAGTACCTGCACGATTTGACCTAACAGGTGCTGGTGAGAGTTATGTTCCGTTGACAGTAAAAGAACACTACAGGATAATATATTATGCTGCATTTGATCGGGTCATTTTTTCAATCAAGAATGTTTTGACCAACTGGGCTACAAAGTTCATTGCTCCCTTGAAAATCTATTGCTTAATGCTATATCGGGGAAGGACTTTCAGGCAGACATTCAGAAAGTTATTGAAGTATATCGCAATGATTTTGATCAAGACTTGCTTCGCATACAGCTAGACATCCTTCAAACTCATTTTGCATAAGAGCGGGGTAAACAGCAAGGAAATAGTACTATTTCTGATGTGAAGTCTCTTTGTCTCAGCCTTGGAGAAAGTCGCCATGTACTGTCGCAAATTGAAGTGTTACTGAGGGTTCTTCTAGTCATGCCTGCCACAAATGTCAGTAGTGAGAGATCTTTTTCTGCGTTGAGACGGTTCAAGAATTATCTTCGGTCAACAATGAAGCAGGAGAGACTCAACGATGTCATGGTTTTGAGTgtacacaaaaacaagacaGATAGCCTGGATTTGAATTGTTCTTGAAATGGCTTTGTAAGTGTCAGTGAGCATAGATGTGGAATTTTCGGTTTGTTCAAATAATAGACAACACTGTCTAGGTGTCCTGAAGTTCAGTCCCGGTTTAGGTATCTAAGTTTACCAGACCACCAAATTTAGTATTCTTCTGAAGACCAGAGATCAATGTATCACGACGACGCTGGAATTAACCACGCCCCATTAACGCGAGTTAGGCCGAACCACAAAAAATTTGCTTCTGCCGGGCCTGGTTTATGATAAGACATTTGAGAAATTAACAAATTTGTCTCTACGGATGCTGCGACAAGACAACAAGAAAAGTGCGGAAAATCTCCCTGCTGCGCGCGCGGTAGGCCTATCTATTTAAAATGCGATCAGTGGCTACGAATTATGCAAACGCTAAAACTTATCACTAAATGCAACTGACGAAAGTGCACTTCATTTGCTCTTAAAGATGTAGATTGGACTTTCATATAGTAACCTCTGACGGCTTAGGTAATTAGATTTATTCAGTTTCGTAtaagaccctctcgcgccttCGTGCCCGggtcccgtataacacgacaacgcctgAGAGTGTATGGGATCattccgcctactttcttcacctgtTGTCATCCCACGTCATCTAAGGTTGATGGGTTTCATGTGACTGTTGTCAATTTTGATATCGCCAAAGACGACTAGGTTGCTGAAGTCGCACCCGGTTTCTCGACGGGTATCACTTCCTCCGGTTCGAGTATTAAGGAATGACGAATGCATTCCCTCGGTCTCCAGAATGTCGTAAAATTCTTGTAGCAGTCGATATTTTTCTTTGTCGGAATTGATAGTGTAGACGATCGACTCATTTGGATTCATCCACCTCATCAATGTGTTACACAAATGTGTTGCATTTCCACTTCCCGTCGGGGCTAACACAAGGCAATGACAATCGCGAAGTAGAGAATGCCAACTATCTTGCTCACTTCGTCACCTGCTGTCATCGAAATTGATGAGATCTATTATATATAGATTATACCACAGCCTGCACAGAATGTCGATTAAAAAGTTTGGAACGAGTAGCAAGATCGACGATTTATTGCAACTTACGCAGAACGTCAAATTGTTGAGAAATAGGACAAACTTGGCGTCTAGAACCTCCCCTCATATACTGTTTGGATACAGTTTGGAAAGAAAAAAGTATCAAGATCTTGAATAAGAAAGTGAGTAAGCTTAATATAGACGTAAACAGCATGGTTGAGCAGCAAACAGCACTCAATACTGAGTGACTAGTATTCAATCCAAAGTGGATGAGGTTTAAACCAAAGTGGACAGaactaaaaaaattatataacACGTCCTGGTACACTAATAAAAGATATTCAAAAATACATGGATGGGTTAAAATAGAGTGGTAAAAAGTATCTGGGCTATATAGCCAGATGATTCTAGCAATTAATTTCAATCA of the Corticium candelabrum chromosome 2, ooCorCand1.1, whole genome shotgun sequence genome contains:
- the LOC134198189 gene encoding uncharacterized protein LOC134198189 isoform X2; translated protein: MIEADDERPESTTDRISESDQQLAMLSMKKLSPSITRIPPSKRHGIYTYFDSSDEMSPDTQSLGLSSAVDSEIRREVAECYLSRGPLTIEKQKADYKRQARPSCIGSSLGMIVSGIVGVVLFIFVLSTLVISKLSFLIMTQQFNDTRSPSVNESVDSLKTKKAAEFWRLLIALVIPSLFSFLRCLWSGLISRTKRHYPWPNKLAILAGFVTSVLESVALCIFTFIVAARIPHAAITITLMSGVFGFTIVSQLLHIRNADQGRNMAEGENDAYGRNYNLFLNENDNGNEQQQNVREEYELIEMREIWKENRNQTQPGWEALHIKLGEVYKRYRTVATWIALSLHVGSIAILVILLCIFNSNFHNNRWVVLTSIPIVLGLLSIVWCSPVQKYLNIAERNPSLGRPIASARWKNGILTNFWRMISLTTVAIIMSAIPYADLNVDVDYLGKGLAHLRNTSGNTFFLVNVFCTWGAYVLSWFACTIRKGTIGFIWPLLLATPVAIGATFGVCSNDQLNSAIACTGNLQIPFYEHGLVPICLFLLWISQMICCVFYVWRTKLIALIKEENLFIQSYYNCPFTEQNLMLNRIAEFDDEKVRNPKMEALDSHVFVCTTMYREQLHEQKMLLTSIHVIDEEQVKNKSRNFECHVFFDGGAKGCHTTEYANQLFSLLHDTLLIRLSDGEKWETPYGLQIKWNLPGGMPFCVHLKDSKKVKRKKRWSQVMYLSYILDFRSRESNYKDDNTFVLMTDADSVFDFEAVEIVLDRLCRDQLVGGVCGRVHPVGSGPIVWYQKFDYAVGHWFQKVTEHVLGSVMCCPGCFSVFRAPALRDVLPEYATKAETAKEFLMKDMGEDRWLCTLLVEEGWLLEYAAAADSYTFCPDSFNEFYKQRRRWTVSTMANLMQLCFNSAKVIGNNDAVFIIFILYQAAMIFSTIVAPATVILVMAAGMTYAFNTSSDYDNSGAYIAFVVLFTLVSFIYGVVCILCQPDTQLKMAKIMTFIFSILMGIVVVGVMAQIVIRLEGPEAPTPTTFYLNSSSLTQANNGISLEDVALSTCYLAGLLSIFFVAALLHPTEFFCLFHSLWYLLCLPSGYLCLIIYSICNLNSDSWGTRETVKQNTEELRSVKVEAISMTDDETVTPNSRSVEVQTISVKDGDDDENVTQTNSDLPSRVDQTESEDRASTAVISIRRFFANIGLKNTNYAEKFEAVGYADTSFFIKMKEKDIRSLGVTKTADVKVIMMAIDELPDTSVPRRVPNNVSDWLLSIGLPQYEEQFARAGCKGECTLASLITLDRDILENEVGVTKEGHLKKLEMALKMIKYPADCEVAIIKAKSAIDGLDKHRMADSEDRKVNLEYDFWNRLQEKSLIPESDEYKEGGKIKQNLNELRNKMVFVFAVTNITWIVLISMLGFHANLSVFLTNALGFLLLAVYGLIFLVQFLALICHRIITVIHYLAHKDHSSSKMPIAFDIRRYPPTNTDHPRDDGRVLQPMSRNPSTSSTRGRKQSNVD
- the LOC134198189 gene encoding uncharacterized protein LOC134198189 isoform X1, whose amino-acid sequence is MIEADDERPESTTDRISESDQQLAMLSMKKLSPSITRIPPSKRHGIYTYFDSSDEMSPDTQSLGLSSAVDSEIRREVAECYLSRGPLTIEKQKADYKRQARPSCIGSSLGMIVSGIVGVVLFIFVLSTLVISKLSFLIMTQQFNDTRSPSVNESVDSLKTKKAAEFWRLLIALVIPSLFSFLRCLWSGLISRTKRHYPWPNKLAILAGFVTSVLESVALCIFTFIVAARIPHAAITITLMSGVFGFTIVSQLLHIRNADQGRNMAEGENDAYGRNYNLFLNENDNGNEQQQNVREEYELIEMREIWKENRNQTQPGWEALHIKLGEVYKRYRTVATWIALSLHVGSIAILVILLCIFNSNFHNNRWVVLTSIPIVLGLLSIVWCSPVQKYLNIAERNPSLGRPIASARWKNGILTNFWRMISLTTVAIIMSAIPYADLNVDVDYLGKGLAHLRNTSGNTFFLVNVFCTWGAYVLSWFACTIRKGTIGFIWPLLLATPVAIGATFGVCSNDQLNSAIACTGNLQIPFYEHGLVPICLFLLWISQMICCVFYVWRTKLIALIKEENLFIQSYYNCPFTEQNLMLNRIAEFDDEKVRNPKMEALDSHVFVCTTMYREQLHEQKMLLTSIHVIDEEQVKNKSRNFECHVFFDGGAKGCHTTEYANQLFSLLHDTLLIRLSDGEKWETPYGLQIKWNLPGGMPFCVHLKDSKKVKRKKRWSQVMYLSYILDFRSRESNYKDDNTFVLMTDADSVFDFEAVEIVLDRLCRDQLVGGVCGRVHPVGSGPIVWYQKFDYAVGHWFQKVTEHVLGSVMCCPGCFSVFRAPALRDVLPEYATKAETAKEFLMKDMGEDRWLCTLLVEEGWLLEYAAAADSYTFCPDSFNEFYKQRRRWTVSTMANLMQLCFNSAKVIGNNDAVFIIFILYQAAMIFSTIVAPATVILVMAAGMTYAFNTSSDYDNSGAYIAFVVLFTLVSFIYGVVCILCQPDTQLKMAKIMTFIFSILMGIVVVGVMAQIVIRLEGPEAPTPTTFYLNSSSLTQANNGISLEDVALSTCYLAGLLSIFFVAALLHPTEFFCLFHSLWYLLCLPSGYLCLIIYSICNLNSDSWGTRETVKQNTEGQSMWSFVRYFVNKLKEVCGCCNCCHSSITANPSTPELRSVKVEAISMTDDETVTPNSRSVEVQTISVKDGDDDENVTQTNSDLPSRVDQTESEDRASTAVISIRRFFANIGLKNTNYAEKFEAVGYADTSFFIKMKEKDIRSLGVTKTADVKVIMMAIDELPDTSVPRRVPNNVSDWLLSIGLPQYEEQFARAGCKGECTLASLITLDRDILENEVGVTKEGHLKKLEMALKMIKYPADCEVAIIKAKSAIDGLDKHRMADSEDRKVNLEYDFWNRLQEKSLIPESDEYKEGGKIKQNLNELRNKMVFVFAVTNITWIVLISMLGFHANLSVFLTNALGFLLLAVYGLIFLVQFLALICHRIITVIHYLAHKDHSSSKMPIAFDIRRYPPTNTDHPRDDGRVLQPMSRNPSTSSTRGRKQSNVD